The Parambassis ranga chromosome 1, fParRan2.1, whole genome shotgun sequence genome includes a region encoding these proteins:
- the LOC114438145 gene encoding pannexin-1-like, translating to MAIAHVATEYVFSDFLLKDPKETKYKGVRLELAVDKIVTFLAAGLPLFLISLAFAQEVSVGTQISCFAPITFSLRQAAYMDSFCWAAVQQQADSSPLWLHKFFPYILLLLAILMYIPALFWRFTAAPHLSSDLSFIMDELDRFYNRAIKLAKNLATLDNRDGAEDTQSGALDVTESCFKYPLVEQYLKTKRYSHSLVVKYLACRGLTLLTLLLACLYLGYYILLASLTDEFPCDLRTGLLSNNSMVPSAVQCKLVAVGVFRLLSYINLGVYMLLAPLVVYAALGPARQSSGFLRPYEMLPGFGALGVVTPVYNDLSIYLLFLQENLSELKSFKCLQVLELLHEAGEDGFDTMCILRSLGQVKTDVMDSKKTCSRQNSKEANKTDV from the exons ATGGCGATTGCTCACGTAGCCACGGAGTACGTCTTCTCAGACTTTCTATTAAAAGATCCCAAGGAGACGAAGTACAAAGGGGTGCGCCTGGAGCTGGCCGTGGACAAAATAGTCACGTTCCTGGCGGCGGGACTGCCTTTGTTTCTCATCTCGCTGGCTTTTGCTCAGGAGGTATCAGTGG GCACCCAGATCAGCTGCTTCGCTCCCATTACCTTCTCACTGAGACAGGCTGCGTATATGGACTCTTTCTGTTGGGCAGCTGTGCAGCAACAAGCTGACAGTTCACCACTATGGCTACACAAG TTCTTCCCCTACATCCTTCTCCTGCTGGCCATCCTCATGTACATCCCAGCCTTGTTCTGGCGTTTCACGGCAGCTCCGCACCTCTCCTCCGACCTCAGCTTCATCATGGATGAGCTGGACCGCTTTTATAATCGTGCCATCAAACTGGCAAAGAATCTGGCCACATTAGATAACAGGGACGGCGCGGAGGACACTCAGAG TGGTGCTTTGGATGTGACTGAGAGCTGCTTTAAGTACCCTTTAGTGGAACAATACCTGAAGACAAAGCGCTACTCTCACAGCCTCGTGGTCAAGTACCTGGCATGCCGCGGCCTGACCCTGCTCACCCTCCTGCTTGCGTGCCTCTACCTCGGCTACTACATCCTCCTGGCTTCTCTCACTGATGAGTTTCCCTGCGACCTGCGAACAGGACTGCTGAGCAACAACAGCATGGTGCCGTCTGCTGTTCAGTGTAAGCTTGTGGCAGTGGGAGTCTTCAGGCTGCTCAGCTACATCAACCTGGGAGTCTACATGCTTCTTGCTCCGCTGGTGGTGTATGCAGCTCTTGGACCGGCTCGTCAGAGCTCCGGCTTCCTGCGGCCTTATGAGATGCTGCCAGGGTTTGGTGCTCTGGGTGTGGTCACACCTGTCTACAACGACCTGAGTATCTACCTGCTGTTCCTGCAGGAGAATCTCAGTGAACTCAAGTCATTTAAGTGTTTACAG GTGCTGGAGTTGTTGCACGAAGCTGGTGAGGACGGGTTTGACACCATGTGCATACTCCGGAGTCTAGGTCAGGTGAAGACGGATGTGATGGACAGCAAGAAGACGTGCTCACGCCAGAACAGCAAAGAGGCTAACAAAACAGACGTGTAA